From a single Streptomyces misionensis genomic region:
- a CDS encoding (Fe-S)-binding protein: protein MQLAAIIVSLVLIVVGVALFGRALLQIYNFMRLGQPVPAGTRTNEPGQRTITVAKEFLGHTRMNRWGVVGVAHWFVAVGFFSLLLTIVNAIGQLFKADWLLPVIGDWAPYNVFVEFLGTMTTLGILVLIAIRQLSKPDKPGRKSRFAGSNFGQAYFVEAVILIVGICIFMLHALEGAQHHVDGYEASFFISYPVVAWLKGMSVGTLQNLTYFFAGLKIATSFIWMITVALKTDMGVAWHRFLAFPNIWFKRNADGETSLGALLPMTSGGKPIDFTDPGEDDVFGVSQVEQFSWKGLLDFSTCTECGRCQSQCPAWNTGKPLSPKLLIMSLRDHAHAKAPYLLAGGGKTMEGEEKASEEQLKDVPAAALAEAERPLIGTAEENGVIDPDVLWSCTTCGACVEQCPVDIEHVDHIVDMRRYQVMIESAFPSEAGTMLKNLEKKGNPWGLAKKQRLEWTKEVDFEVPVVGKDIEDLTEVEYLYWVGCAGALEDRAKKTTKAFAELLHIAGVKFAIMGGDEKCTGDSARRLGNEPLFQELGMENVMALNTAFGEELDDDGKVTAESRKPKSAKKIVATCPHCLNTLGNEYPQLGGDYEVIHHTQLLQHLVDEGKLIPVTPVEGIITYHDPCYLGRHNKIYTPPREIIGKVPGLRNEEMHRHKERGFCCGAGGARMWMEERIGKRINNERVDEALSLNPDIVSTACPFCLVMLTDSVNGKKNDGKAKESIQVVDVAQLLLDSVKTPADPTDATESETAPEPEPVK from the coding sequence ATGCAACTCGCCGCGATCATCGTGTCGCTGGTCCTGATCGTGGTCGGCGTGGCACTGTTCGGCCGCGCCCTCCTCCAGATCTACAACTTCATGCGTCTCGGCCAGCCGGTACCGGCCGGGACCAGGACCAACGAACCCGGACAGCGCACCATCACCGTGGCCAAGGAGTTCCTCGGCCACACCCGGATGAACCGCTGGGGCGTCGTGGGCGTGGCGCACTGGTTCGTGGCGGTGGGCTTCTTCTCCCTGCTGCTGACGATCGTCAACGCGATCGGGCAACTCTTCAAGGCGGACTGGCTCCTGCCGGTCATCGGCGACTGGGCGCCGTACAACGTCTTCGTCGAATTCCTCGGCACGATGACGACGCTCGGCATCCTGGTGCTGATCGCCATCCGCCAGCTGAGCAAGCCGGACAAGCCGGGCCGCAAGTCCCGCTTCGCCGGCTCCAACTTCGGCCAGGCGTACTTCGTCGAGGCCGTCATCCTGATCGTCGGCATCTGCATCTTCATGCTGCACGCCCTGGAGGGCGCCCAGCACCACGTCGACGGCTACGAGGCCTCCTTCTTCATCTCGTACCCGGTCGTCGCCTGGCTGAAGGGCATGAGCGTCGGCACGCTCCAGAACCTCACCTACTTCTTCGCCGGCCTGAAGATCGCGACCTCCTTCATCTGGATGATCACGGTCGCCCTGAAGACCGACATGGGCGTGGCCTGGCACCGCTTCCTCGCCTTCCCGAACATCTGGTTCAAGCGCAACGCCGACGGCGAGACCTCGCTCGGCGCGCTGCTCCCGATGACCTCGGGCGGCAAGCCGATCGACTTCACCGACCCCGGCGAGGACGACGTCTTCGGCGTCTCCCAGGTCGAGCAGTTCTCCTGGAAGGGCCTGCTGGACTTCTCCACCTGCACCGAGTGCGGCCGCTGCCAGTCGCAGTGCCCCGCCTGGAACACCGGCAAGCCGCTCTCCCCGAAGCTGCTGATCATGTCGCTGCGCGACCACGCGCACGCCAAGGCGCCGTACCTGCTGGCCGGCGGCGGCAAGACCATGGAGGGCGAGGAGAAGGCCTCCGAGGAGCAGCTGAAGGACGTCCCGGCCGCCGCCCTGGCCGAGGCCGAGCGCCCGCTGATCGGCACCGCCGAGGAGAACGGCGTCATCGACCCGGACGTGCTGTGGTCCTGCACCACCTGCGGCGCCTGCGTCGAGCAGTGCCCGGTCGACATCGAGCACGTCGACCACATCGTCGACATGCGCCGCTACCAGGTCATGATCGAGTCGGCGTTCCCGTCCGAGGCGGGCACGATGCTCAAGAACCTGGAGAAGAAGGGCAACCCCTGGGGCCTGGCCAAGAAGCAGCGCCTGGAGTGGACCAAGGAGGTCGACTTCGAGGTCCCGGTCGTCGGCAAGGACATCGAGGACCTCACCGAGGTCGAGTACCTGTACTGGGTCGGCTGCGCCGGCGCCCTGGAAGACCGCGCCAAGAAGACCACCAAGGCCTTCGCCGAGCTGCTGCACATCGCGGGCGTCAAGTTCGCGATCATGGGCGGCGACGAGAAGTGCACCGGTGACTCCGCCCGCCGCCTGGGCAACGAGCCCCTGTTCCAGGAGCTCGGCATGGAGAACGTGATGGCCCTGAACACGGCGTTCGGCGAGGAGCTGGACGACGACGGCAAGGTCACCGCGGAGTCCAGGAAGCCGAAGTCGGCGAAGAAGATCGTCGCCACCTGCCCGCACTGCCTCAACACGCTCGGCAACGAGTACCCGCAGCTCGGCGGCGACTACGAGGTCATCCACCACACCCAGCTGCTCCAGCACCTGGTGGACGAGGGCAAGCTGATCCCGGTCACCCCGGTCGAGGGCATCATCACCTACCACGACCCGTGCTACCTGGGCCGCCACAACAAGATCTACACGCCTCCGCGCGAGATCATCGGCAAGGTCCCGGGCCTGCGCAACGAGGAGATGCACCGCCACAAGGAGCGCGGCTTCTGCTGCGGCGCCGGCGGCGCGCGGATGTGGATGGAAGAGCGCATCGGCAAGCGCATCAACAACGAGCGCGTGGACGAGGCGCTGTCCCTCAACCCGGACATCGTCTCCACCGCCTGCCCGTTCTGCCTCGTCATGCTCACCGACTCCGTGAACGGCAAGAAGAACGACGGCAAGGCCAAGGAGTCCATCCAGGTCGTCGACGTCGCCCAGCTCCTGCTGGACTCGGTGAAGACCCCGGCCGACCCGACGGACGCCACGGAGTCCGAGACGGCGCCGGAGCCGGAGCCGGTGAAGTAA
- a CDS encoding antibiotic biosynthesis monooxygenase family protein, producing the protein MSVVKINVLTVPAEQREVLEKRFASRAHAVENSDGFEWFELLRPVEGTDQYLVYTRWRDEESFQAWMEGPMKAAHQGGAEGDRPKPAASGSTLWSFDVVQQAAPKQS; encoded by the coding sequence ATGAGCGTAGTGAAGATCAATGTGCTGACCGTGCCCGCCGAGCAGCGGGAGGTCCTGGAGAAGCGGTTCGCCTCGCGGGCCCACGCCGTGGAGAACTCCGACGGCTTCGAGTGGTTCGAGCTGCTGCGGCCGGTCGAGGGCACCGACCAGTACCTCGTCTACACCCGCTGGCGGGACGAGGAGTCCTTCCAGGCGTGGATGGAGGGCCCGATGAAGGCCGCGCACCAGGGCGGCGCGGAGGGCGACCGCCCGAAGCCGGCGGCTTCCGGCTCGACGCTGTGGTCCTTCGACGTGGTCCAGCAGGCGGCTCCGAAGCAGTCCTGA